The genomic region AGGTATGCCAGGTTAATAACTGGAAAAGCTAAAGTTATTGTGATTGATCGCTGCTACCACGGAAGTGTTGATGAAAGCTTTGCCACTCTAGATTCAAAAGGAAAGACAGTTGCTAGAGAGGGCAATATTGGCGCACCTGTTGATTTAGACGTCACTACTCGTGTTGTGGCATTTAATAATCTGCCTGCAATGAAAAAGGCCTTAACAAATAATGATGTGGCTGCCATATTGATGGAGCCGGCTATGACAAATGTTGGAATTGTCTTACCAAAAGATAATTACTTAGCTGGAGTAGAGAAATTAGCAAAAGAGTTTGGCGCCTTACTAATAATTGATGAAACTCATACTATTTCAGTAGGGCCCGGTGGTATGACTGCGCAATTATCACTTTCACCTGATTTTTTAACGATTGGAAAAGCAATCGGGGGCGGATTCCCAACCGGTGCTTTTGGTATGACTTCAAGTGTTGCAGATTCAATTAAAAAGCTAGTAGATCTTGAGGTAATTGATACTGGTGGTATTGGCGGCACTCTTGCTGCAAACGTACTTTCATTAGCTGCAATGAAGGCAACTTTGACTAAAGTTTTAACGAAAGAAAATTTTGATCAAATGATAAAACTAGGTAATCGTTGGGCTGATGGGGTTGAAAAAGTTATTAATAAATATGAGCTACCTTGGACAGTAAACCGCCTAGGAGCGCGGGCTGAATATATGTTTAGTGAAAAAGCACCAATAGATGGGCGTGAGGCTGCTGATGCTGGTGATTTTGAACTAGAACAGTACATACATTTACGTATGTTAAATGAAGGTTTTTTAATTACGCCATTTCATAATATGGCACTGATTTCACCTGACACTACTTATGAAGATGTTGATTCACATACAGTGATGTTTGAGCAAATGTGTGGCGATTTAATTGGAAAGTGAAATAAGACTTAAGCCAGTCTCCGAAGTCCCGCACCTTGCAAGTGCACCACTTGAATGGAGTCTTAAGTTGTGGGGTCAAGGTAAAGAGGAATTTTCAGCTCAAGACTGGAAAGATTTTTATAATAAAACTTTAACCTCAAATTACGATAAGTGGGATTTAAATGGTTTAGATCAAGAATTACTTTTCTTGGCCATTGTTAACAACCAAGGAGTGGATGAGGTTGTTGCATCAATAGCAATTTGTGACTTTGATGATTTTGAAGAGCTTCGTAAGTACAAACCTTGGGTAGCAGCATTTGTGGTTAGGGAAGATCTAAGAGGAAGTGGAGTCGGCACTTTAGTTCTTGAATTAGTTGAACAAAAAGCAAGATCATTTGGAATTGATCAGATCTATTTATGGACTGAAGGGGAGAAGCCTTTTTACCAAAAGAGGGGATATTCACAGGTGGAGCAAGTAATAAAGCCTGGCCGGGTTATAGATGTATTAAGTAAAAATCTTACAAACTTTTAACAGCTATTTTTGTGATTTCTTTTTAGCCTTTAAAAGTAATTCATCTACATCAATGCGATTTGCTTGAAAAGAATTAACTGGTGAATCACTTGGATATCCGATGGCAATTCCACAAATTAATCGATAATCCTTTGAAACTTCAAACTCATCTCTAACAACATCATCCCAAATATTTACGGCACCTTGAGCACATGTTCCAAGTCCATGCGCATGAGCTGAGAGCATTAGATTTTCCATCATTAGGCCAGCATCAGAGGCTGCGTAAATATGTAGACTTTTATGAATATAAACAAATAATTCAACTGGGGCGCCAAAGAATTCATAATTCTTCCCCCACTGCTTATCTCGAGCATCACGATCACCACGGGCTACTCCGAATAATGTGTATAGCTCGCGGCCAACCCGTTCTGCTCTTGGTTTTAACTCAGCAACGTAAGGTTTAACGATTGAACGATTACTAGTTGGCAGACCGTAGCGAGTAAAAATTAGCCTTAATTTATTTTTAAAACCCTTGCGCATAATCTTTGAAAGAACATGCCATCTTGCTAGAAATTCATTACTAATTCGATCTCTAACTTCACCGGTAGCAACTGCGACCTTAAATGGTCTTGTGTTAGACCAGCTAGGAGCGGTTAGAGAATCTTTTAGTATCTGATTAATTATTTCTGGCGCAACCGGAGTGGGCAGGAAATCTCGAGTTGTTCGACGAGATGCTAAGAATTGGGAAACCCAAGCTGCATCTTTATCAGCGAGATTTAGATCCACTGCACTACTCAACAATCTATTTGATAGATGCTTCGTAAATACTTTGAATTGTTGAATTTAAAGTTGCATCAAAATCTGACTCACTCTGCTTAGCTGATAAACCTTCAGTTAGCGCTCTTGAGAAGGATGCAATTACTCCTGTGTTTTGCGCTAGAAGTTTATTTGCCTCATCTCTTGAATACCCACCAGATAGAGCAACAACTTTAATTACTCTTGGATGCTGAGTTAACTTTAGGTATAAATTAGATTGAGTTGGGATTGAAAGTTTTAACATCACATTCTGGTCATCACTTAGCGCATTTAGGTGCTTAAGAAGAGTGACCTTAAGAATTTCCTCGGCCTGTGCTTTTTGAGCACTATTGATATTAACTTCAGGTTCGATAATTGGCATTAGTCCACCTGCAATTATTTGCTTACCAATTTCAAACTGCTGGGCAACAATTGCTTCGATGCCAGCTGGATTTGCTAAATTAATTACTGATCTCATTTTGGTACCGAATACGCCATGCTTAACTGCAGCACTGATACGACTAGCAAGTTCTGGGATTGGCTTCATCAACTGAACATCATTTGCCTCAGCTGCTAGGCCATTATCAACTTTTAAGAAAGTAGGAATTTTTTTCTTGCTCCATAAATACTCAGCGCTAGCAATTCCATCGATATCGCGCTCCATAGTCATTTCAAACAAGATTGCGCCAACAATGCGATCGCTAGTAAAGACTGGGGATTTAATTAAACGAGAGCGCATCTTATGAATGAGATCAAACATTGCGGGCTCACCTGAGTACTCAGATTCATCTATGCCATAAAGTTTAAGTGCCTTTGGCGTACTACCACCGCTTTGATCAAGTGCTGCGATAAATCCTTTGCCAGCCTTTACTTTTTCAAGCATATCTTTATTCATAATTGTCCTCTTCACTCCGTTAATCAAAATTATTTGCCTGCACACATCATTGTTGGCAGTGCCTTAATCCTAGTAGATAGGAGTATAAATCTACAAAACAACCGTACTGGTTAGTTTTTTAAGAATTCAATTAGGCCCCCACTGGCCTGTGCTAATCGCTTGTACTCAAGCATCTGTGGGTCAAGTGATTGCAAAGTTTTTATAAACTCAGCAGTAGCTTGTGGGTCTTCTTTAATCCATTTAAATGGTTCACTTCGATTTCGAATTGTAAAAAGTAAAAACTGATTAGATTCTGATTTTGTTAGTGTTTGTCGCTCAGTGCGCCACCAGTAATCAGAAATCTCAACTTTATGTGGCGTATAGGTTGGTTCATGCAACTCTTCGGTTTCATGCAGTGACCAGTTGCGCCGCCAAACTGGGCGTTCTGGTTTAATTTTATTAAAAGTATCAACCATTAATGGCTGAAGTGCTCCGTGATATCCCGGTACCGGTTCGTGTATTGCATCAATATTTTTTCCAATTTTTTCAAGAAGTTTCCAACGAGAAGGAAATATCACAACACCAGCAACTAAGTTCCAAGAGGAGTTTTCATAGGACAGTAAGCACAAATCTTCGGCAATAACCCGTGCTAATTGCACAAATGGATGATCTTCTAACAAGTTAACAGAAATACCTGTTGGTTTATGGGTTATCTGATCATCGTCAACCACATAATCTGAATGAAACTTACCTAGGTTAT from Candidatus Nanopelagicus abundans harbors:
- a CDS encoding transaminase; this encodes MAVVDRDHLAKLRKIEDERFLLLHPKSGEFFAKARQSMPAGVPMSWMSKWPGAYPVFVEEAKGSSFIDVDGNTYVDFCLGDTGSMTGHSPDAIATAIREQVGRGMSTMLPSKDASAVSEELAKRFSLPFWQFTVSATDANRHAIRYARLITGKAKVIVIDRCYHGSVDESFATLDSKGKTVAREGNIGAPVDLDVTTRVVAFNNLPAMKKALTNNDVAAILMEPAMTNVGIVLPKDNYLAGVEKLAKEFGALLIIDETHTISVGPGGMTAQLSLSPDFLTIGKAIGGGFPTGAFGMTSSVADSIKKLVDLEVIDTGGIGGTLAANVLSLAAMKATLTKVLTKENFDQMIKLGNRWADGVEKVINKYELPWTVNRLGARAEYMFSEKAPIDGREAADAGDFELEQYIHLRMLNEGFLITPFHNMALISPDTTYEDVDSHTVMFEQMCGDLIGK
- a CDS encoding GNAT family N-acetyltransferase gives rise to the protein MESEIRLKPVSEVPHLASAPLEWSLKLWGQGKEEFSAQDWKDFYNKTLTSNYDKWDLNGLDQELLFLAIVNNQGVDEVVASIAICDFDDFEELRKYKPWVAAFVVREDLRGSGVGTLVLELVEQKARSFGIDQIYLWTEGEKPFYQKRGYSQVEQVIKPGRVIDVLSKNLTNF
- a CDS encoding nitroreductase produces the protein MDLNLADKDAAWVSQFLASRRTTRDFLPTPVAPEIINQILKDSLTAPSWSNTRPFKVAVATGEVRDRISNEFLARWHVLSKIMRKGFKNKLRLIFTRYGLPTSNRSIVKPYVAELKPRAERVGRELYTLFGVARGDRDARDKQWGKNYEFFGAPVELFVYIHKSLHIYAASDAGLMMENLMLSAHAHGLGTCAQGAVNIWDDVVRDEFEVSKDYRLICGIAIGYPSDSPVNSFQANRIDVDELLLKAKKKSQK
- a CDS encoding fructose bisphosphate aldolase; its protein translation is MNKDMLEKVKAGKGFIAALDQSGGSTPKALKLYGIDESEYSGEPAMFDLIHKMRSRLIKSPVFTSDRIVGAILFEMTMERDIDGIASAEYLWSKKKIPTFLKVDNGLAAEANDVQLMKPIPELASRISAAVKHGVFGTKMRSVINLANPAGIEAIVAQQFEIGKQIIAGGLMPIIEPEVNINSAQKAQAEEILKVTLLKHLNALSDDQNVMLKLSIPTQSNLYLKLTQHPRVIKVVALSGGYSRDEANKLLAQNTGVIASFSRALTEGLSAKQSESDFDATLNSTIQSIYEASIK
- a CDS encoding heme-dependent oxidative N-demethylase family protein, whose translation is MSTRFIYPPPKDGKPFRLSLGLRELDPANWIEVGSDLVEQLKQRNELLETKRNIVFKEVAGYEEAALTYARALKDNLGKFHSDYVVDDDQITHKPTGISVNLLEDHPFVQLARVIAEDLCLLSYENSSWNLVAGVVIFPSRWKLLEKIGKNIDAIHEPVPGYHGALQPLMVDTFNKIKPERPVWRRNWSLHETEELHEPTYTPHKVEISDYWWRTERQTLTKSESNQFLLFTIRNRSEPFKWIKEDPQATAEFIKTLQSLDPQMLEYKRLAQASGGLIEFLKN